A genomic region of Exiguobacterium oxidotolerans JCM 12280 contains the following coding sequences:
- the trmD gene encoding tRNA (guanosine(37)-N1)-methyltransferase TrmD has translation MNIKVLTLFPDMFTALDHSIVGRAQEDARIHLEYINFRDYSTNRHGRVDDSPYGGGAGMLLTPQPVFDAVAALPKANRRIIAMTPTGQRFDQTVAEEWAQESELVFLCGHYEGFDQRIHDELVTDEVSLGDFVLTGGELAAMTMIDAVVRLLPDVLGKSASHEDDSFSTGLLEYPHYTRPADYNGLVVPDVLLSGNHAKIEQWRRQQALKRTQERRPDLLESADLSASDLKYLRSISGLSND, from the coding sequence ATGAATATCAAAGTCTTGACGCTTTTTCCGGATATGTTCACAGCACTCGATCATTCAATCGTCGGACGGGCACAAGAAGATGCGCGAATACATCTCGAGTACATTAACTTTCGCGACTATTCGACGAATCGACATGGGCGTGTCGATGATTCTCCTTACGGGGGTGGGGCAGGGATGTTGTTGACGCCGCAACCTGTTTTTGACGCTGTTGCGGCCTTGCCGAAAGCGAACCGTCGCATCATTGCGATGACACCGACAGGACAGCGTTTTGATCAAACAGTAGCAGAAGAATGGGCGCAGGAATCAGAACTTGTTTTTTTATGTGGACATTATGAAGGATTTGATCAACGGATTCATGACGAACTGGTGACAGATGAAGTTTCGCTTGGAGACTTCGTTTTGACGGGAGGGGAACTCGCGGCGATGACGATGATTGATGCTGTTGTCCGACTGTTACCTGACGTCCTTGGCAAATCGGCCAGTCATGAAGACGATTCCTTTTCGACCGGACTGCTCGAATACCCCCATTATACCCGTCCTGCCGACTATAACGGATTAGTGGTCCCGGACGTCTTATTATCCGGGAATCATGCAAAAATCGAGCAGTGGCGAAGACAACAGGCTTTGAAACGAACACAGGAGCGACGTCCAGATTTACTTGAGTCAGCCGATTTGTCGGCAAGTGATTTAAAGTACCTCCGGTCAATTTCAGGATTGTCAAACGACTGA
- the rimM gene encoding ribosome maturation factor RimM (Essential for efficient processing of 16S rRNA), translating to MQWLEVAKIANTHGLKGELKLLASTDFPEERFKVGNDVFLETEGTYVPLTVSSYRKHKQFVMVTFKGMHHINDVEKYKGMKLFVQPEVLQELGENEYYYHEIIGCDVYDGDEKIGVVSEILETGANDVWTIKRPGKKDVLIPYIEQVVASIDVQEKRIQITPLPGLIEG from the coding sequence ATGCAATGGTTAGAAGTCGCGAAAATCGCGAACACACACGGTCTAAAGGGCGAATTGAAGTTACTTGCGAGTACCGATTTTCCGGAGGAACGCTTTAAAGTCGGAAATGACGTATTTCTCGAGACAGAGGGGACGTATGTACCGCTGACTGTGAGCAGTTACCGGAAACATAAACAATTCGTCATGGTGACCTTCAAAGGAATGCATCACATCAACGACGTCGAAAAGTATAAAGGGATGAAACTTTTCGTACAGCCGGAAGTCTTACAAGAGCTCGGAGAAAATGAATATTACTACCACGAAATCATCGGTTGCGACGTCTATGACGGAGATGAGAAAATCGGGGTCGTCTCGGAAATCTTAGAGACCGGAGCAAATGATGTCTGGACGATTAAACGTCCAGGAAAAAAAGACGTCTTGATTCCGTATATCGAACAAGTCGTCGCGTCGATCGATGTGCAAGAAAAGCGGATTCAAATCACACCATTACCTGGATTGATTGAAGGATGA
- the rpsP gene encoding 30S ribosomal protein S16, whose translation MAVKIRLKRMGANKSPFYRVVVADSRAPRDGRFIEQIGYYNPVAKPEAEVKLNEELALKWLAEGAKPSDTVRNLFSKAGIMEKFHNAKLAK comes from the coding sequence ATGGCAGTTAAAATTCGTCTTAAGCGCATGGGCGCAAACAAATCACCTTTCTACCGTGTGGTAGTAGCAGACTCACGTGCACCACGTGATGGTCGTTTCATCGAGCAAATCGGATACTACAACCCGGTTGCTAAACCAGAAGCAGAAGTAAAACTTAACGAAGAGCTCGCTCTTAAATGGCTCGCTGAAGGTGCTAAACCGTCAGACACAGTTCGTAACCTCTTCTCAAAAGCTGGTATCATGGAGAAATTCCACAACGCGAAACTCGCGAAGTAA